The Lutibacter profundi genome includes a region encoding these proteins:
- a CDS encoding S41 family peptidase has protein sequence MNKIKKVFIGFFVGVFMFIFVGFQSDFFEIAKQIDIYTTLFKELNMYYVDEINPAKLTNNAINHMLSNLDPYTRYYDEQGVESSRIASAGEYGGIGVISRYENNTLTIREVLKNSPAEKEGVKPGDLILKINDVFVKDYKEEGISTLLNGLPNTNVKLQIERQNKKIEIEITRNKIEINPVPYFTILATDVGYISFTKFNDKAASEVKKAILELKELGMKKLIIDVRDNPGGLLNEAVKITNFFIPKDKIVVTTKAKVAKWSTTLKTRLTALDLNIPVVILVNNRSASASEILAGSLQDYDRAVIIGERSFGKGLVQRYRKLSYGTQMKITIAKYYTPSGRCIQELDYTNRDDKGNIPKFSDAGRKLYKTEKGRTVYGGGGILPDIEIKKIKTTETTKTLLKSNAFFNYATNYFYSHPSIVKPSKFNLTESDYLFLKTYLNNHQSEFETKTETEFKKAKEQANSEKLAKNLTKSYQNLLETIHVEKLKELDKNKEEILNKLTEEIVKRYYYKEGVYMQKVIFDKTILQAITILNNTKRYNSILKN, from the coding sequence ATGAATAAAATTAAAAAAGTATTTATTGGATTTTTTGTAGGTGTTTTTATGTTTATTTTTGTTGGATTTCAATCTGATTTTTTTGAAATAGCAAAACAAATAGATATTTATACAACACTATTTAAAGAGTTAAATATGTATTATGTTGATGAAATTAATCCTGCAAAACTCACTAATAACGCCATTAATCATATGCTTTCAAACCTTGATCCTTATACTCGGTATTATGATGAGCAAGGGGTTGAAAGTTCACGTATTGCGTCTGCTGGAGAATATGGAGGTATTGGCGTTATTTCTAGATATGAAAACAACACATTAACAATTCGGGAGGTTTTAAAAAATTCACCCGCAGAAAAAGAAGGGGTTAAGCCAGGAGATCTAATTTTAAAAATAAATGATGTTTTTGTTAAAGATTATAAAGAAGAAGGAATTTCTACTTTATTAAACGGATTGCCAAACACCAATGTTAAACTTCAAATTGAACGTCAAAATAAAAAAATTGAAATAGAAATCACCAGAAATAAAATTGAAATAAACCCCGTTCCATATTTTACAATATTAGCTACTGATGTTGGCTATATTTCTTTTACAAAATTTAATGACAAAGCTGCTTCTGAAGTAAAAAAAGCAATTTTGGAATTGAAGGAGTTAGGAATGAAAAAATTAATTATAGATGTTAGAGATAACCCTGGAGGTTTACTAAATGAAGCAGTTAAAATCACTAATTTTTTTATTCCTAAAGATAAAATAGTTGTAACAACCAAGGCAAAAGTTGCTAAATGGAGTACTACATTAAAAACAAGATTAACAGCTTTAGATTTAAATATACCAGTAGTAATTTTAGTGAATAACCGTTCAGCTTCAGCCTCAGAAATATTAGCAGGATCGTTGCAAGACTATGATAGAGCTGTTATTATTGGAGAACGTTCTTTTGGTAAAGGATTGGTACAACGTTACAGGAAACTTTCGTATGGTACTCAAATGAAAATAACCATAGCTAAATATTATACACCAAGTGGTAGATGTATTCAAGAGCTAGATTATACGAACAGAGATGATAAAGGAAATATCCCAAAGTTTTCAGATGCAGGGAGAAAATTATATAAAACAGAAAAAGGAAGAACGGTTTATGGAGGAGGAGGTATTTTACCAGATATTGAAATAAAAAAAATAAAGACAACAGAAACTACAAAAACATTATTAAAATCGAATGCATTTTTTAACTATGCAACTAATTATTTTTACAGCCATCCTTCAATAGTAAAACCTTCAAAATTTAATTTAACGGAATCAGACTATTTATTTTTAAAAACATATTTAAATAATCATCAAAGTGAATTTGAAACCAAAACAGAAACGGAATTTAAAAAAGCAAAAGAACAAGCAAATTCAGAAAAACTAGCTAAGAATTTAACTAAAAGTTATCAGAATCTTTTAGAAACAATACACGTAGAAAAGTTAAAAGAATTAGACAAGAATAAAGAAGAAATTTTAAATAAATTAACGGAAGAAATAGTAAAACGGTATTACTACAAAGAAGGGGTGTATATGCAAAAAGTAATATTTGACAAAACGATTTTACAGGCAATTACTATTCTTAACAATACTAAAAGGTACAATTCTATATTAAAAAATTAA